aatttacttGGAAttcaatgtttatttatttatcattgtgACGCTTGCTTTGACAGTTACACACAAGTATAGAACGCGACAAATAATTTTGTGGTCGTTCAATTTCCGTTAACAagattatatcgtaaaatacaTGCAATATGGATTTTTTACCGTATGTATGCACACTTtacatttatcaaatttaattcttcaaaaatttatacgaaatattgaatacgatatataatctAACCTAAATTTTATGTAGCTAAATTAACAGAATGCGCGGGAATATACGATTAAtgtgattatttttcttgaaattattatcattattttcatggattctattaattaaattttacagaagtcgtttaaatatttataatatttttttttgtattcaatttaatcgtttattaacacaattgaaatatataaatactgatatatcttatttatgatttcatttttgtcgtttattctattatgttaaaatattatttaatgttaataataatagaacaaCTTCATCATTATTTTGGAAAACGGTGAGATTGGAAACGTTCAAAGATTGGCCTTATCAATCTTCCGAAGATGCTTGTAATCCAGAACGTATGGCTTCTGCCGGTTTCTTTTCCAAAGCAACAAAGGAAGAACCAGACTTAGTagaatgttttatttgttctaaGCAACTTGATGGTTGGGAACCTACCGATGATCCATGGtttgtattttattgataatatgcttttgttaatgttattcatctctttatcatcgtttatGGATTTTAGGAAAGAACATGAAAATCATCAACCCTCGTGTGCATTTGTAAAACTACAAAAACAAGACGAATGCCTATGGACCGTTTatgaattattcgaattaataaaaGCATATAATTTAAAGGAATGCGtaagtttaaatatattttttttcaatatgaattataaatgaaaatgtattgtgatagatatttctaatgataaataatacacagaaataattttttgttattatctgaCAAATAGTAtagatgaattttattaattataaatattcttattaagtaaacatttttttttttttttttttaggagtGTGAATTAGAAAATGCCAAAactaaagtaaaaaatgaggCAGCTAAACTTGCAGAGGAAATACCATTATTGTttaaaagtataagaaaaggtaaaagaggaggaagtaAAGTTGACGGTGATTAAGCATATGACATtgtttttttcacttttatataaaatttagattatatattttctttataataaaatttattaatatatgtatatatatatatatattttttttttttaatctaatacTATTAACACATCTGTAGGAAGTCAATATCTCTTACATTTTTCTgattaagaaaatagaaagattcaAAGTGGTCTGATTTTTATGTATTCACGTGGATCGAAGTAACGTGGATATATAACTACGTTAGAGACATAAATTTCAGAAAcatctgtatatgtattacgTATCGCGATTTCTTCGTCAggaattaatcaatattttataacatattaaCTTTATCCTGTGAAATATcgagaaaagtattttttatttcttttttttttttttttcacaaaaaggTATTTATTAactgatatttattatcttttggtagatataattatatacttacgACATAATCTCGATACATAAATGAAAACGGTAGATTACCTCATCTTTATGTACTGTAATCTTTCGAGTAGTTGTTTGTTACATTACCAAATCTTTTCATTGTTTCTAATTACATTGTATTTGTTatctgaaagagaaagagagagagagaaagagaaatagctTATGGTTATTACAAAATGTATGTTTCCTCTttactatatacataaaaatttatatttaatagcaTATTAGCACAAGTGAAACTTATCTTGCTTTAGGGTATGCATCGTTGACGAAGCGGTCAGCGAACGTTTTTCTTAGAAAGCTCATAAACGATTATGCATCTTGGTTGATAGTCCAAACGAACCTTTCCCATACtattcgtttgtttcttttgtcgCGTTCGTGTCGCGAATCAAGCATTCACTTTGATGAATCTTTAAGGAAAGtttctacattttattttctattctatccTTCGGTAAATGTGTGTGACAAGCATAACATTCCTCGATGAAATCAATTTGTTTTGTCGGCGAACTCTTCGATTGGTCATCGatcaacaatatttttattttgatctttaatttcttccttttttgatttcttttttttttttttctttctttttttcctttttttttcggacgATCGATTCgcagatacatatatcttattattccTCATGCACGAATAGTTAATTTTTCGGGCCATtacacaataatatatatatatacatgataagAGGATGTAAAATGGTAATTTTTTAAGGTactttaaaatacatttatattgtcATGTAATACGAATACGGAATTCGTAAGGCGTGTTTCGTTTACATTAATCGATTCCACCTGTCCTTCTTGCACCAACtaacatacgtacgtacgtgcgtacatacatacacatacagataatataataaatacgtaagtatatattttttacgtgctaagaaattaatatacatatataatgagGTATGctttgaatttaaattaaaatgataattcaaAGATTATCTATAATGAATTTTGTTTCCGTACATCGGCAATACCTATAAAATCATCACAAATAGATGTCAAGGATTATGGTTCATTGTACATAAAAACGAATTAACGAATTAAGATTCTAAGTAACGATCGTCGTATTCATTTATAGTAACATATAGATAGATTATTTTTGGTAACTGCCGATTGATTCATGAATTTACGGATATCAAAGTGAACGAACGCTTAGAAGTACGAGTCTAAGTGAATCCTTATTGTTGAATCCTTGTCCTCGATTTATACGATTAGAGGTGGTACGAAGTTGAAAGAAACATATGTGTCTAAAGATTCGTCCTTGTCTGGTTAGAGTTGCTTTCTctcaatttcttttactttttatcggCATCTATACGATGCCGTGTATAATGAAACAGCCTTTAACGAGAAATACGACGACTTGTCTTCTAAGAGGATGAACGTACGATGGACTCTGACGAAAGGATTGAAAAATTCACGACTTgtgcttgtttttttttttttcttttctttttctttctttctttctttttttcattttcttcttcttcttctttttcttctcataaGCGATAGTATAAAGTCAAATATCAAAACGATAGCGTTCCGTATAaagtaatacatatacatataaatatacatttatatgtatatactaatacatatacaatcaTACGATtctataaatacgtataaacaTGATAGAGCATTTAAAATGATCACGACAAATGCGTAAAAGGAAAACGTgttacatgcatatatatatatacatatatgcatacttacgtacatacatacatacatacgtacgtatatacgtagttAATATATctcaattaaaaatcttattgtCAAACAAAAACGATAGGTGATACGAatacttaaaatattaatatgaaactGTCTATTAATGTAACCGTATTTACAAATGTAGATATTAGTGTAATAATATCAAGAAAGTATGGCCGATTATTTAAGGAACGTTTTAGCCCCGTCCTATGTTTATcgagataaaaacgataaaatgattgGACGTTATAGCGAGATAATAATGGAAGGCGAAGGGGTATTTGATACGACATATTCGTTGAGATATTCGAGCGTTTGATAAACGTTCTTAACTCCGTTTTGCCGACGTAGAAGAAGATTCCATTCGATGAAGATGATTCTCTTTGGATGTTCTTATTTCGCTTTTGTCAAGACGCAATTGAATTTTAATGTGGAGGGGATGGAAGGAAGGGAGGGCATAAATCCTCCtgcattttgtttatttccttctacttctcatttcaaataatcgtaatacaatcattttgatatattatcatttaatgcATTTACCGATCATAAAcgtataaacatttatatacatacttgtacgtgtgtgtgtgtgtgtgtgtgtatatatatttatagattttgTTTATGCTTCACGTttgattacatttatttaaacacaGAAAAATAGGCTACGAATACtccatatttttgtttaattattattttttccttatttcaaataattataacgaaattgtttttatatattattgtttaatacgTTTGCCGATTGTAAACATATaaacacttatatatatatatatatatatatatatatatatatatatttatggatTTCATTTACGCTTCACATttgatttcattgatttaGATACAAAGAAATAGACTGCAGATATTCcatatttttgtttacgtatttcttttcctcattcctcaaataattataacgcaatcgtttttatatattatcgtttaatgcATTTATCAATCGTAAccatataaattgttttttattgtattattcacGTTTGATTTCATTCACGTAGACAGAGTAGTAtgatgtacgtatgtgtatatatatatatatatatatatatatatatatgtatgtatatatatatatgtatatattaaatattttatttatttcttttttctctcatttgaATTAATCACAAtgtaatcgtttttatatattatcgtttagtAAACACGTAAACGTCTGtcgtatatgttttatttcaaaattatatatatatatatctatatctatatctatattcatTCATGGTTCACGTTTGATTTCACTTACTTCAGATACAGAGtcgtaatttttgtttttatgccATTCTAGGTATTAACAGGCTGGTACCATTGCCTAGCGATCAGGAAAAAATGTCAAGAAAGTTGTGGCGCATTGCAAATGAAGTTTCTTGGAAAtagaatttcgaaagaatCCTCGGATACGTCTTAGAACCTTTCgatttagaatttattttctaggGGGAgtgagagaacgagagagagagagagagagagagagagagagagagagagagggagaataaaAAGTGGGTGAGAAGAGATCGTGTCGAtcgaaacgaagagagaaa
This portion of the Vespa velutina chromosome 4, iVesVel2.1, whole genome shotgun sequence genome encodes:
- the LOC124948457 gene encoding baculoviral IAP repeat-containing protein 5; translation: MDFLPTTSSLFWKTVRLETFKDWPYQSSEDACNPERMASAGFFSKATKEEPDLVECFICSKQLDGWEPTDDPWKEHENHQPSCAFVKLQKQDECLWTVYELFELIKAYNLKECECELENAKTKVKNEAAKLAEEIPLLFKSIRKGKRGGSKVDGD